A genomic segment from Bacillus cereus G9842 encodes:
- a CDS encoding S-layer homology domain-containing protein has protein sequence MNKTIKQQVIALSTSLVILGSVPLSVSAEEINNSQTDQLNIAQGEYGSSGLNYSNFKLEVPNHVQINEAEVSENEKMLLEEYKHKHDETEELNKMQDAKKGQVAEKEAISNIEKAFESVDGRNDGSDRQMKPVAKPRGIQYSAQSTKKYGTLAGVPFVEWIVPAGNPDIRPANPMKARYITIHETANTAAGANAENHAKYLYKQATEGTFRTASWHFTVDDKQIYQHLPTNENGWHAGDGDGSGNRESIGIEIAVNQDGDYNKALENAKRLAGYLMNKEGIGADHIYKHQQWSGKKCPDILISRGNWAGFVQGIQWYANINAQIDTPLQDKNDSFNPNENNPAEPSMELVVNGSGINVRSDAGIEHRVVRKASNGDRYKVLAVKNGWYKVGNGEWIFYDPSWIKINYNVPKEEVQKPKEEVQKPKDDITGGWFEGHIRKLNSLGIMQGEGNGVFAPYRNVTRAEFAKLISNALKLPEGNKSFVDINEAHPSLHDGIKHCASAGIINGRGEGIFDPNSPITREEVSIMIDKALRYKGITGELVALPFTDKHLITYKESVQRLYSLKVVNGIGNNEFDPRGTATRGQAAAFIVKMLDSMQK, from the coding sequence ATGAATAAGACAATCAAACAACAAGTAATCGCACTATCAACAAGTCTAGTGATTTTAGGGAGCGTACCTTTATCAGTATCAGCAGAAGAGATAAACAACTCTCAAACTGATCAACTTAATATTGCCCAAGGAGAATACGGATCGAGCGGATTAAATTATTCTAATTTCAAGTTGGAAGTTCCTAATCATGTACAAATTAACGAAGCAGAAGTATCTGAAAATGAAAAAATGCTTTTAGAAGAATATAAGCATAAACATGATGAAACAGAAGAATTAAACAAAATGCAAGATGCTAAGAAGGGACAAGTAGCAGAAAAGGAAGCTATTTCAAACATTGAAAAGGCATTTGAATCTGTAGATGGTCGAAATGATGGGTCTGATCGTCAAATGAAACCTGTTGCAAAGCCAAGAGGTATTCAATATAGCGCACAGAGTACGAAGAAATATGGAACACTTGCAGGAGTTCCATTTGTGGAGTGGATTGTTCCGGCAGGAAATCCTGATATTCGTCCTGCAAATCCGATGAAAGCACGTTACATTACAATTCATGAGACCGCAAATACAGCCGCTGGTGCTAATGCTGAAAATCATGCGAAATATTTATACAAGCAAGCAACTGAAGGCACTTTCCGAACAGCTTCATGGCATTTTACTGTAGACGATAAACAAATTTATCAACACTTACCAACAAACGAAAATGGTTGGCATGCAGGAGATGGAGATGGATCAGGAAACAGGGAATCTATCGGTATCGAGATCGCGGTTAACCAAGATGGTGATTACAATAAAGCATTAGAAAATGCAAAACGACTTGCAGGTTATTTAATGAACAAAGAAGGAATTGGTGCAGATCATATTTACAAGCATCAACAATGGAGCGGGAAAAAATGTCCTGACATTTTAATTTCACGTGGTAATTGGGCTGGTTTCGTACAAGGAATTCAGTGGTATGCAAATATAAATGCGCAGATTGATACGCCTTTACAAGATAAAAATGACTCATTTAATCCAAATGAAAATAATCCAGCTGAACCTAGCATGGAACTAGTGGTAAATGGTAGTGGCATCAATGTACGTAGTGATGCGGGTATTGAACATCGTGTTGTACGTAAAGCTTCAAACGGAGATCGTTACAAAGTATTAGCGGTTAAAAATGGTTGGTATAAAGTAGGTAATGGAGAATGGATTTTCTATGACCCAAGTTGGATTAAAATTAACTACAATGTACCAAAGGAAGAAGTACAAAAGCCAAAGGAAGAAGTACAAAAACCAAAAGATGATATTACAGGTGGCTGGTTTGAAGGGCATATTCGTAAATTAAACAGTCTAGGTATTATGCAAGGCGAAGGTAATGGTGTATTTGCGCCATATCGAAATGTAACGAGAGCGGAGTTTGCGAAATTAATCTCGAATGCTCTTAAACTACCAGAGGGAAATAAGTCATTTGTAGATATTAATGAGGCACATCCATCACTTCATGACGGTATTAAACATTGTGCAAGTGCAGGAATTATTAATGGTCGTGGTGAAGGGATTTTTGATCCTAACTCACCAATTACTCGTGAAGAAGTATCTATTATGATTGACAAAGCATTACGATATAAAGGAATTACAGGTGAGTTAGTAGCATTACCATTTACAGATAAGCATTTAATAACATACAAAGAATCGGTTCAACGATTATACAGTCTAAAGGTAGTTAATGGTATTGGAAATAATGAGTTTGATCCTCGAGGCACAGCAACTCGTGGTCAGGCAGCTGCCTTTATTGTGAAGATGTTAGATTCAATGCAAAAATAA
- a CDS encoding TetR/AcrR family transcriptional regulator, translating to MARLREFDEEKALDAAMQLFWEKGYAATSLSDLTARMEIQKPSLYSAFGDKEGLFEAALRRYTNLHAARIRTKLQNEQSVKEAIQMFFENMVEEEYKKEFSKGCFCINTMVELAPHNEKFEVLTREHQMYLAVIFQELIMKGIRSGELQSDLNAKALAQTLVTSLIGLTVLMKSRPERSVIDNSVSIIVSLVK from the coding sequence ATGGCTCGACTACGCGAATTTGATGAAGAAAAAGCTTTGGATGCTGCTATGCAACTTTTTTGGGAGAAAGGATACGCTGCTACTTCATTAAGTGATCTAACTGCAAGAATGGAAATACAAAAACCGAGTTTATATTCAGCTTTTGGTGATAAAGAGGGCTTATTTGAAGCGGCATTAAGGAGATACACAAATTTACATGCGGCTCGTATACGAACAAAACTTCAAAACGAACAATCTGTAAAAGAAGCAATTCAGATGTTTTTTGAAAATATGGTGGAAGAGGAATATAAAAAAGAGTTCAGTAAAGGCTGTTTTTGTATTAACACAATGGTTGAGCTTGCTCCTCATAATGAAAAGTTTGAAGTACTGACTAGAGAACACCAAATGTATCTTGCAGTTATTTTTCAAGAATTAATCATGAAAGGAATTCGATCAGGAGAACTACAAAGTGATTTGAACGCTAAAGCATTAGCGCAAACATTAGTCACGTCCTTAATTGGATTAACAGTGTTAATGAAATCACGCCCAGAACGTTCCGTTATAGATAATTCGGTATCTATAATAGTATCGTTAGTAAAATAA
- a CDS encoding MFS transporter, which translates to MNSKEKMMTTLKHNDPQLHSPISTNMSRYMTLLFAIACGMAVANIYFAHPLLDSLSNEFKISHSTIGIVITITQVCYAIGLLLLVPLGDLLNQKRLIIVQMVLSVIALIVIGTAPSAIVLFIGMALVGILATVTQTLVAYASILANPAERGRIVGFVTSGVVIGILLARTFAGALTDLAGWRSVYLTSATLILFVTVLLYRNLPTLGQSRMTTMPYRKLIRSVLLLFIEERLLRIRGILALLIFTSFSILWTSLVLPLSATPHNLSHTAIGAFGLAGVAGALAATKAGQLADKGLGQRTTGIALSLLVLSWLLIKSINHSLLLLIFGIILLDLAVQAVHVTNQSMLFTVRPEARSRLTASYMIFYSIGSATGAILSTNTYAKYGWDGVCILGVSISACALLFWIITLRRSSQLNEE; encoded by the coding sequence ATGAATAGCAAGGAAAAGATGATGACCACTCTTAAACATAATGATCCCCAGTTACATTCACCTATTAGCACAAACATGTCCCGCTACATGACTCTATTATTCGCAATAGCTTGCGGGATGGCGGTGGCAAATATATATTTCGCTCATCCGCTACTTGATTCTTTATCAAATGAATTTAAGATTAGTCATTCAACTATCGGTATTGTGATTACTATTACTCAAGTTTGTTATGCAATCGGATTACTTTTATTAGTTCCACTTGGTGACTTATTAAACCAAAAAAGACTCATTATTGTTCAAATGGTTTTATCCGTTATCGCTTTAATTGTAATTGGGACCGCTCCCTCGGCCATCGTACTTTTTATAGGTATGGCCTTAGTAGGAATTCTTGCAACAGTTACGCAAACACTCGTCGCATACGCATCAATTTTAGCAAATCCAGCAGAACGTGGACGCATAGTAGGTTTCGTTACAAGCGGCGTTGTAATAGGCATTCTCCTTGCGCGTACATTTGCAGGCGCATTAACAGACTTAGCTGGATGGCGGTCCGTTTATCTCACTTCCGCTACCCTTATACTATTCGTAACTGTTTTGTTATATCGTAATTTACCTACTCTTGGACAGAGCAGAATGACAACTATGCCTTACCGGAAGTTAATACGTTCTGTACTCTTATTATTTATAGAAGAACGACTCTTACGCATTCGCGGAATATTAGCATTGCTCATTTTCACTTCATTCAGTATTTTATGGACTTCTTTAGTATTACCTCTAAGTGCTACACCACATAATCTTTCACATACAGCTATTGGTGCGTTCGGCCTTGCTGGAGTTGCAGGTGCATTAGCTGCTACTAAAGCTGGACAATTAGCTGATAAAGGATTAGGACAAAGAACAACTGGCATAGCTTTATCTTTATTAGTACTTTCATGGCTCCTAATTAAATCTATTAATCACTCTCTATTATTACTAATTTTCGGCATTATCCTCTTAGATTTAGCGGTGCAAGCTGTACATGTCACCAATCAAAGTATGCTGTTCACAGTGCGTCCCGAAGCCAGAAGTCGACTTACTGCCAGTTACATGATTTTTTATTCTATCGGTAGTGCAACAGGTGCAATTCTTTCAACAAATACGTATGCAAAATATGGTTGGGATGGCGTATGCATATTAGGTGTATCTATTAGTGCTTGTGCTCTTTTATTTTGGATAATAACCTTGCGGCGATCATCACAGCTGAACGAAGAATAA
- a CDS encoding DUF3994 domain-containing protein, with translation MNTKKLLGVAVPVMLLFGCGVSEKTNTSKQEKTEESKVKESKSNSKKEKVSKEDYPNKVYKLGIEFDKLFAEHNNITREVFDGKKKKSDIVDSVKELNKTLDKFESIDPPAEYVNQQKDFEKAISYFRESFSLINEVFTRKEKREKGDKTDKELMEKSEKLVKEGDIYWLKAFKDLEGDIKIGDGTVSVKDLKELDKKAGINTDNVMKNVKDGVELIGNWGFKGTDGFIMSLILKGDKTFETYGKDEYPNKKNYIEGTWEYDKEAFTIYLHLNKRLVDGVEDTIQKKKIAYKVQDYDGENLRLFNETSFHTIKYVKQS, from the coding sequence ATGAATACAAAGAAACTACTAGGGGTAGCAGTTCCGGTCATGTTGTTATTTGGTTGTGGAGTGTCTGAGAAAACGAACACTTCTAAACAGGAGAAAACAGAAGAGTCTAAAGTAAAAGAATCGAAGTCTAATAGTAAGAAAGAAAAAGTTTCAAAGGAAGACTATCCTAATAAAGTGTATAAATTAGGGATAGAGTTTGATAAGTTGTTTGCGGAGCATAACAATATTACAAGAGAGGTTTTTGACGGTAAGAAAAAGAAATCAGATATAGTAGATAGTGTGAAAGAATTAAATAAAACGTTAGATAAATTCGAGTCGATAGATCCCCCTGCAGAGTATGTAAATCAACAAAAGGATTTTGAAAAAGCAATTAGTTATTTTAGAGAGTCTTTTTCTTTAATCAATGAAGTATTCACCCGAAAAGAAAAAAGAGAAAAAGGCGATAAGACTGATAAAGAGTTAATGGAGAAATCCGAAAAGTTAGTGAAAGAAGGAGATATTTACTGGCTTAAGGCATTCAAAGACCTTGAAGGGGATATTAAAATCGGTGACGGTACAGTATCTGTGAAAGATTTGAAAGAGTTAGATAAGAAAGCTGGAATTAATACGGATAACGTTATGAAGAATGTGAAGGATGGTGTGGAATTAATTGGTAATTGGGGATTCAAAGGAACAGACGGTTTCATTATGTCACTTATTTTAAAAGGTGATAAGACATTTGAAACGTATGGTAAAGATGAGTATCCAAATAAAAAGAATTATATTGAAGGCACTTGGGAATATGATAAGGAAGCTTTTACAATCTATTTACATCTCAATAAACGTTTAGTAGACGGTGTAGAAGATACAATTCAAAAAAAGAAAATAGCATATAAAGTTCAAGATTATGATGGGGAAAACTTGCGATTATTTAATGAGACGTCATTTCATACAATTAAGTATGTGAAGCAAAGCTAA
- a CDS encoding DUF4064 domain-containing protein: MKRTIEFVLGLIGGIIGIIISILLIVVAFNIMEGFDYELLAYYSIILTVQIGLLILSCLVNKVNNKVYGVCMIVIPIVMLFMSLFFLLIPTILQIMSGSFAFRTLKLESNVS, encoded by the coding sequence TTGAAAAGAACGATTGAATTCGTACTAGGTTTAATTGGTGGCATTATAGGAATTATTATTTCCATACTATTAATAGTTGTAGCGTTTAATATTATGGAAGGTTTTGATTATGAACTTTTAGCTTATTATTCTATTATTTTAACGGTTCAAATAGGGTTGCTTATTTTATCATGTTTAGTAAACAAGGTTAATAATAAAGTTTATGGAGTTTGTATGATTGTGATTCCTATAGTTATGTTATTTATGTCATTATTCTTTTTACTTATTCCAACAATATTACAAATTATGTCTGGTTCATTTGCATTTAGAACATTAAAGTTAGAATCGAATGTAAGCTAA
- a CDS encoding immunity 22 family protein — protein sequence MEVHGMVSIWIGNMKTQDQLDAYIDVTYDEEGDAIPASFFVDFNIDMIDVDEDFIEKEVLEEASDDISMLLTGCSYDDKILSRINEEVKLKKSYNSIILIYNFQYDNSVSNFEGFDFVTATSYL from the coding sequence ATGGAAGTACATGGAATGGTTTCAATATGGATAGGTAATATGAAAACGCAAGATCAGTTAGATGCATATATCGATGTTACATATGATGAAGAAGGAGATGCTATACCAGCGAGTTTTTTTGTTGATTTTAATATAGATATGATTGATGTAGATGAGGATTTTATTGAAAAGGAAGTGTTAGAAGAAGCAAGTGATGACATTTCTATGTTATTAACGGGATGTTCATATGATGACAAAATACTTTCTCGAATTAACGAAGAAGTTAAATTAAAGAAATCCTACAATTCTATCATATTAATTTATAATTTTCAGTATGACAATTCGGTTAGTAATTTTGAAGGTTTTGATTTTGTGACTGCTACAAGCTATCTATAA
- a CDS encoding antitoxin YezG family protein, protein MEIKLNRLYREIAETVHAMIPEEWEKFYFYAQISEAGGGTYFFYNNFRNKQNYKYSVEIPFKYEVNEEEFERKEDSLYKLSKELRDVFKDNQQELWYSFTMSLEHSGEFNMHFDYTNWLETEYSFSDQMIIWKHKYLGEVPINENDKALINKYDNEFPNNPI, encoded by the coding sequence TTGGAAATAAAATTGAATCGATTATATAGAGAGATAGCGGAAACGGTTCATGCCATGATTCCAGAAGAATGGGAGAAATTTTATTTTTATGCACAAATATCAGAAGCTGGAGGGGGAACTTACTTTTTCTATAACAACTTCAGAAATAAACAAAATTATAAGTATAGTGTAGAAATTCCTTTTAAATACGAAGTTAATGAAGAGGAGTTTGAAAGGAAAGAAGATTCTTTATATAAATTGAGTAAGGAATTAAGAGATGTTTTTAAAGATAATCAGCAAGAGCTTTGGTACTCTTTTACAATGTCCCTGGAACATAGTGGGGAATTTAACATGCATTTCGATTATACCAATTGGCTCGAAACAGAATATAGTTTTAGTGATCAAATGATTATTTGGAAACATAAATACTTAGGTGAAGTACCAATTAATGAAAATGATAAAGCGTTAATTAATAAGTATGATAATGAATTTCCGAATAACCCCATTTAA
- a CDS encoding DNA alkylation repair protein → MDFKTVMQELEALGKERTKKIYISNGAHEPVFGVATGAMKPIAKQLKLNQELAEELYATGNYDAMYFAGIIADPKAMSESDFDRWIDGAYFYMLSDYVVAVTLSESNIAQDVADKWIASGDELKMSAGWSCYCWLLGNRKDNEFSESKISDMLEMVKDTIHHSPERTKSAMNNFLNTVAISYVPLHEKAVEIAKEVGIVEVKRDNKKSSLLNASESIQKELDRGRLGFKRKYVRC, encoded by the coding sequence ATGGATTTTAAAACAGTTATGCAAGAACTTGAGGCTCTAGGTAAGGAACGAACGAAAAAAATATACATATCTAACGGTGCGCATGAGCCAGTATTCGGAGTAGCTACAGGTGCTATGAAACCAATCGCCAAACAATTAAAATTAAACCAAGAGTTAGCTGAAGAACTTTATGCGACAGGTAATTACGATGCTATGTACTTTGCAGGCATTATTGCGGATCCGAAAGCTATGAGTGAGTCTGATTTTGATCGTTGGATAGATGGGGCTTATTTTTATATGCTATCTGATTATGTTGTAGCCGTAACTTTATCGGAGTCAAATATTGCACAAGACGTTGCTGATAAATGGATTGCAAGTGGGGACGAGCTTAAAATGTCTGCCGGGTGGAGTTGCTACTGTTGGCTTTTAGGAAATCGCAAAGACAATGAATTTTCCGAAAGTAAAATTTCCGATATGCTTGAAATGGTGAAAGATACAATTCATCATTCTCCAGAACGAACAAAATCCGCTATGAATAATTTCCTAAACACCGTGGCAATTTCATATGTACCACTACATGAAAAAGCAGTCGAGATTGCAAAAGAAGTTGGTATAGTTGAAGTGAAACGTGATAATAAAAAAAGCAGTTTGTTAAATGCTTCTGAAAGTATTCAGAAAGAACTAGATAGAGGAAGACTTGGTTTTAAGCGTAAGTATGTAAGGTGTTAA
- a CDS encoding DUF6985 domain-containing protein produces MRVNNSVFGEIEYNYAWAKCMPITFIGNVTEIDLMIDGEEDGVFDEGQYVAYQSLIKNWEEVQISLLHSILDYYKQRRCELGYDIGVQENYPLIETNDQILEMISLDGIVVPYADITEGREVGITFNCTWDIENGVGVRLLNEKVMEVGYQDIIF; encoded by the coding sequence ATGAGAGTGAACAATTCAGTTTTTGGAGAGATTGAATATAATTATGCTTGGGCTAAGTGTATGCCTATAACTTTTATAGGCAATGTAACTGAGATTGATTTGATGATAGATGGTGAAGAAGATGGAGTGTTTGATGAAGGGCAGTATGTAGCATATCAATCATTAATAAAAAATTGGGAAGAGGTACAAATAAGTTTATTACATTCTATATTAGATTATTACAAACAAAGGCGATGTGAATTAGGATATGATATTGGAGTGCAAGAAAATTATCCATTAATTGAAACAAATGATCAAATACTAGAGATGATTAGTTTAGATGGTATTGTTGTTCCGTATGCAGATATTACGGAAGGACGAGAGGTTGGAATTACATTTAATTGTACGTGGGATATAGAAAATGGTGTAGGAGTTCGTTTATTAAATGAAAAGGTAATGGAAGTAGGTTATCAGGATATTATTTTTTAA
- a CDS encoding SUKH-4 family immunity protein: MILPEDFREKWDVNKDGPLITFPEKELINKNFSAEVKRFLSIGGLPETPPPYLEFTSSQSFVRSIINVFHMPEEFRKYWYLGTTSSGDPICIIEKQEKIVFLNNSDAYKEVFMNSSIQQFAACLLVYSKMIDKAVEINGEDAFIDNNIPECTISWLREELKKIDDKCMEKGSFWCMEIESLYE; the protein is encoded by the coding sequence ATGATACTACCAGAGGATTTTCGAGAGAAATGGGATGTTAATAAAGATGGCCCACTCATTACATTTCCTGAAAAAGAATTAATAAACAAAAACTTTTCAGCTGAAGTGAAACGATTTTTGTCTATAGGAGGCTTGCCAGAAACACCGCCACCATATTTAGAATTTACTTCATCTCAGTCTTTCGTAAGGTCTATTATAAATGTATTTCATATGCCAGAAGAGTTTCGAAAATATTGGTATTTAGGAACAACAAGTTCTGGAGATCCAATTTGTATAATTGAAAAACAAGAAAAAATAGTATTTCTAAATAATAGTGATGCGTATAAAGAAGTGTTTATGAATTCTTCTATACAACAATTTGCAGCATGTTTATTAGTGTATTCAAAAATGATTGATAAGGCAGTAGAGATAAATGGTGAGGATGCCTTTATCGATAATAATATACCAGAGTGTACAATAAGTTGGTTGAGGGAAGAATTGAAAAAAATTGATGATAAGTGTATGGAAAAGGGTTCTTTTTGGTGTATGGAAATTGAGAGCTTATATGAATAA
- a CDS encoding SUKH-4 family immunity protein, which yields MISPQDFLVNWNEEIYGLIHYNEKIIHSFSFSKETKDFLIKAGFPESAPPFLTFETADNGGGIRLSEIQNELGTMYDKFIYFGFTGSGNPICIDEAKSQLVYIDYDNENKVVLINSTIEKFAESLLVYVEFIKEVKAANGRKAYIEKNIPKGLVEWISSALRKIDAAALTEGCFWTEELGSFSE from the coding sequence ATGATCTCACCACAAGATTTTTTAGTGAATTGGAATGAAGAAATATACGGTTTAATTCATTATAATGAAAAAATCATTCACTCGTTTTCCTTCTCGAAAGAAACGAAAGACTTCTTAATTAAAGCAGGTTTTCCCGAGTCTGCTCCTCCATTTCTTACATTTGAAACTGCGGATAACGGTGGCGGGATAAGGTTGAGCGAGATACAAAATGAATTAGGTACGATGTATGATAAGTTTATATACTTTGGATTTACTGGTAGTGGAAATCCAATCTGTATTGATGAAGCTAAATCACAACTCGTATATATAGATTATGACAATGAAAATAAAGTCGTTCTTATAAATAGTACGATAGAGAAGTTTGCAGAATCTTTACTTGTCTATGTGGAATTTATAAAAGAAGTAAAGGCTGCTAATGGAAGAAAGGCTTATATTGAAAAAAATATACCTAAAGGTTTGGTGGAGTGGATTTCTAGTGCACTTCGAAAAATTGATGCAGCTGCTTTAACAGAAGGATGTTTTTGGACAGAGGAACTAGGGAGTTTTAGTGAATAA
- a CDS encoding DUF2262 domain-containing protein: protein MKGMYSKLSKSSEISRFENRFSENVIEIAAVTGALGIGASKGGDNILWTASIDLIAWKDLHTNETITKEDIRLAWLVDDAEWRKSKDILTANTVVTLQVRKSENSLMLVKVLETPYKDDELEIILQDAMKPLFYHDEMLGVFELDKRVKTFEKRISWAGEECHLYFDWSEDKHMMKSALETAHALFKEQDEWKMKMKMYAAKELVELANEWLQDDDEAEIDEITKEMFINSITLSSLSVYSEGDFEIFFSDGDIFWGHSIIVSGNIHEGLSSAEIAG from the coding sequence ATGAAAGGAATGTATTCGAAATTGAGTAAATCAAGTGAAATAAGTAGATTTGAAAATAGATTCTCAGAAAATGTGATTGAAATAGCAGCTGTCACAGGGGCATTAGGAATCGGCGCATCAAAAGGCGGTGACAACATTTTGTGGACTGCGTCAATTGATTTGATTGCGTGGAAAGACTTACATACCAATGAAACGATTACAAAAGAAGATATACGACTCGCATGGTTGGTTGATGATGCAGAATGGAGAAAATCAAAAGACATTTTGACAGCAAATACAGTTGTAACATTACAGGTGCGCAAGTCAGAAAATTCATTGATGCTTGTTAAGGTTTTGGAAACACCATATAAAGATGATGAGTTGGAAATCATCTTACAAGATGCAATGAAACCGCTTTTTTATCATGATGAGATGTTGGGTGTGTTCGAACTCGATAAAAGAGTGAAAACTTTTGAAAAGAGAATATCTTGGGCTGGTGAAGAATGTCATTTATATTTTGATTGGAGTGAAGACAAACATATGATGAAGTCTGCACTGGAAACAGCACATGCACTTTTCAAAGAGCAAGATGAATGGAAAATGAAAATGAAAATGTACGCTGCAAAAGAACTGGTAGAGTTAGCAAATGAATGGCTACAAGATGATGATGAAGCAGAAATCGACGAAATTACAAAAGAGATGTTCATTAATTCCATCACATTAAGCAGCTTAAGCGTTTATTCAGAAGGTGATTTTGAAATATTCTTTTCGGATGGAGATATATTTTGGGGACATTCTATCATTGTAAGCGGAAATATTCATGAGGGGCTCTCTTCGGCTGAGATTGCAGGATAA
- a CDS encoding DUF4241 domain-containing protein, which produces MSKLLRELSKPDSEALRSEALEQLKVTSGKIVACDPLIFNKNHFEQTIQPGTYSIVAWWHKEDGVIAGAELKLSESKAVGWKMATKPEQNVSELEDGYIFGYPVDTGLGCFADVEAIDKLEEIEDRLQQELGEEFTSLYDDLIDDILTEHDEDWGNCVVCEETGSNIIIFRSGYGDGFYPSYWGIDEAGKIVSLVTDFQVLHEEN; this is translated from the coding sequence ATGTCAAAGTTATTACGTGAATTATCTAAACCGGATAGTGAGGCCCTGCGTTCCGAAGCACTAGAACAGTTAAAAGTTACTTCAGGTAAAATTGTTGCTTGTGATCCTCTTATTTTTAATAAAAATCACTTCGAACAAACAATTCAGCCAGGTACATATTCAATTGTTGCTTGGTGGCATAAGGAAGATGGAGTCATTGCTGGTGCTGAATTGAAATTGTCGGAGTCAAAAGCGGTAGGATGGAAGATGGCAACAAAACCAGAACAAAATGTAAGTGAACTGGAAGACGGATATATTTTTGGTTACCCGGTTGATACAGGCTTAGGGTGCTTTGCAGATGTTGAAGCAATTGATAAGTTAGAAGAAATAGAAGATAGGTTACAACAAGAACTAGGAGAAGAATTTACTAGTTTGTATGATGATCTTATAGATGACATACTAACAGAACATGATGAAGATTGGGGAAATTGCGTGGTTTGTGAGGAAACAGGAAGTAATATCATTATATTCCGTTCAGGTTATGGAGATGGATTTTATCCTTCCTATTGGGGAATCGATGAAGCAGGAAAAATCGTTTCACTTGTTACTGATTTTCAAGTGCTACATGAGGAAAATTGA
- a CDS encoding DUF3895 domain-containing protein: MNQISFEDLFEEENKREKLEVAEIPVPLSPLQKAILELINSEEISALELCEQLIRAGKISDERFTTDKPKAYGQVCLLLEGFVKEEKLIFVKSDEKRDRVYKLKEEDSSE, from the coding sequence ATGAATCAAATTTCATTCGAAGATTTATTTGAAGAAGAAAACAAACGAGAAAAGTTGGAGGTAGCTGAGATTCCCGTACCTTTATCGCCCTTACAAAAGGCTATTTTAGAGTTAATTAATTCTGAAGAAATAAGTGCACTTGAGTTATGCGAGCAATTAATACGAGCTGGTAAAATATCAGATGAAAGATTCACAACGGATAAGCCTAAAGCATATGGGCAAGTATGCTTACTATTAGAAGGTTTTGTTAAAGAAGAAAAGCTTATTTTTGTCAAAAGTGATGAGAAAAGAGATAGAGTATATAAATTGAAAGAAGAAGATTCTAGCGAATAA
- a CDS encoding SunI/YnzG family protein, with amino-acid sequence MLGIHVEKTKDELIISWQFSKIHIPLCEITEVTEDNTYAGVEEKSAIRIGTAYGTTDRILIKTAKQNYLLFTTNRVSILNKIKA; translated from the coding sequence ATGTTAGGTATTCATGTTGAAAAAACAAAAGATGAATTAATTATTTCATGGCAATTCTCTAAAATTCATATTCCATTATGTGAAATCACTGAGGTAACGGAAGATAATACATATGCTGGTGTTGAAGAAAAAAGCGCAATCCGAATTGGAACAGCATATGGTACAACTGATCGTATTTTAATTAAGACAGCAAAGCAAAATTATTTATTATTCACTACTAATAGAGTATCCATTTTAAATAAAATAAAAGCTTAA